A genomic window from Trueperella bialowiezensis includes:
- the nrdD gene encoding anaerobic ribonucleoside-triphosphate reductase, translating into MSLLANHTRAEVHTSTENTHEPHGANAKVTVTKRDGRTVRFDAAKIYRAIEAALNSRGIEDHEFVARATDAVVASLPQENLDIPTIQRAVEDYLMGSKYPEVARAYIEYRHDRDVAREQAMDVQHSVGKLLSRDKSVVNENANKDATVFNTQRDLTAGSVAKAYALKHMLPKPVANAHIKGDIHFHDLDYNPFQPMTNCCLIDIPNMLKDGFQIGNARVESPKSINTASAQIAQIIANVASSQYGGTSVDRIDEVLAPYAKINYTKHMADAEKWVAEELREEYAMEKTRKDIYDAMQSLEYEINTLYTSNGQTPFVTLGFGLGTGVFEREIQKAILNVRIGGIGRDKHTAIFPKLVFGLRRGVNLEPEDPNYDIKQLALECSVKRMYPDVLSYDRLTEIEGDYKTPMGCRSFLPKWVDPETGEAVNAGRNNLGVVTLNVPRIAIEARGDKEKFWEIFAERMDIMKQALLFRIQTCEEATPANAPILYKYGAFGKRAEDHETDVNKFFRGHRATVSVGYIGLYEVATLFYGPDWESNPEAKEFTLDILREMNRYTDEWKAEYPYWFSVYSTPSESLTDRFNRLDREKFGVIEHVTDKEYYTNSFHYDVRKKITPFEKIDFEAEYAELTKGGFIHYCEYPKLTHNTKALEAVWDYAYDRVAYLGTNTPIDKCYECGFEGEFSPTAEGFACPDCGNEDPATCDVVKRTCGYLGNPQKRPMVHGRHVEISSRVKHMDGPTR; encoded by the coding sequence ATGTCGCTACTGGCCAATCACACGCGGGCAGAAGTGCACACGTCAACGGAGAACACGCACGAGCCACACGGCGCCAACGCGAAGGTCACGGTGACCAAGCGTGACGGGCGTACGGTGCGATTTGATGCGGCAAAGATTTACCGGGCTATCGAAGCCGCTCTTAACAGCCGAGGCATTGAAGATCACGAGTTCGTAGCACGGGCAACGGACGCCGTCGTCGCCAGCCTTCCGCAGGAAAACCTGGACATCCCCACGATCCAGCGCGCGGTGGAAGACTACCTCATGGGCTCAAAGTACCCGGAAGTCGCGCGTGCTTACATTGAGTACCGTCACGATCGCGATGTGGCTCGCGAGCAGGCGATGGACGTGCAGCACTCGGTGGGCAAGCTACTCTCGCGTGACAAGTCGGTAGTCAACGAGAACGCCAACAAGGACGCCACGGTGTTCAACACCCAGCGTGATCTCACGGCGGGCTCGGTGGCAAAGGCCTACGCGCTCAAGCACATGCTGCCCAAGCCGGTAGCCAACGCGCACATCAAAGGCGACATCCACTTCCACGACCTGGACTACAACCCGTTCCAGCCGATGACCAACTGCTGCCTCATTGACATCCCGAACATGCTCAAGGACGGCTTCCAGATCGGTAACGCGCGGGTGGAATCTCCGAAGTCGATCAACACGGCGTCGGCACAGATTGCGCAGATCATCGCGAACGTCGCATCCTCGCAGTACGGCGGCACGTCCGTGGATCGAATCGACGAGGTACTGGCTCCCTACGCGAAGATCAACTACACGAAGCACATGGCCGACGCCGAAAAGTGGGTGGCCGAAGAGCTGCGTGAAGAATACGCGATGGAGAAGACGCGCAAGGATATCTACGACGCGATGCAGTCGCTGGAGTACGAAATCAACACGCTCTACACCTCCAACGGGCAGACCCCGTTCGTCACCCTCGGCTTTGGCCTGGGCACGGGCGTGTTCGAGCGGGAAATCCAGAAGGCGATCCTCAACGTGCGCATCGGCGGTATCGGCCGCGATAAGCACACGGCGATCTTCCCGAAGCTGGTGTTCGGCCTGCGCCGCGGTGTCAACCTCGAGCCGGAGGATCCGAACTACGACATCAAGCAGCTCGCGCTCGAATGCTCGGTAAAGCGCATGTACCCGGACGTGCTGTCCTACGACCGCCTCACCGAAATCGAGGGCGATTACAAGACGCCGATGGGCTGCAGGTCGTTCCTGCCGAAGTGGGTTGATCCGGAAACGGGCGAGGCCGTGAACGCCGGCCGCAACAACCTGGGCGTGGTCACGCTGAACGTGCCGCGTATCGCGATTGAGGCGCGGGGCGATAAGGAGAAGTTCTGGGAGATTTTCGCCGAGCGCATGGACATCATGAAGCAGGCGCTGCTCTTCCGTATTCAAACCTGTGAGGAAGCCACGCCAGCGAACGCGCCGATCCTGTACAAGTACGGAGCTTTCGGCAAGCGGGCTGAAGACCACGAGACGGACGTCAACAAGTTCTTCCGCGGGCACCGGGCTACGGTGTCGGTGGGCTACATCGGCCTGTACGAAGTGGCCACGCTGTTCTACGGCCCGGATTGGGAGTCGAATCCGGAAGCGAAGGAGTTCACGCTGGACATCCTGCGTGAAATGAACCGTTACACGGATGAGTGGAAGGCGGAGTACCCGTACTGGTTCTCGGTGTACTCCACGCCGTCGGAGTCTTTGACAGATCGTTTCAACCGCTTGGATCGGGAGAAGTTCGGCGTGATCGAACACGTGACGGACAAGGAGTACTACACGAACTCCTTCCACTACGACGTGCGCAAGAAGATCACCCCGTTCGAAAAGATCGACTTCGAGGCCGAATACGCCGAGCTGACGAAGGGCGGGTTCATCCACTACTGCGAGTACCCGAAGCTCACGCACAACACGAAGGCGCTGGAGGCCGTGTGGGATTACGCGTATGACCGCGTGGCCTACCTGGGCACGAACACGCCGATTGATAAGTGCTACGAGTGCGGCTTCGAGGGCGAGTTCTCTCCGACCGCCGAGGGCTTTGCTTGCCCGGACTGCGGTAACGAGGATCCGGCCACCTGCGACGTCGTGAAGCGCACCTGTGGTTACTTGGGTAACCCGCAGAAGCGTCCGATGGTGCATGGCCGCCACGTGGAGATTTCTTCGCGTGTGAAGCACATGGATGGTCCGACGCGCTAG
- the nrdG gene encoding anaerobic ribonucleoside-triphosphate reductase activating protein, which yields MAVKDSDGISAPRPGEWDGRVLSAGYVADYKPFNFVDGEGVRCSLYVSGCPFKCPGCYNAAAQSFRYGKPYTPELEERIMDDLAQPYVAGLSLVGGEPMLSAPILLPLVRRVRERFGDAKDIWIWSGYTYEQLLAEQADKRELLEACDVLVDGPFIKRLYHHDLAFRGSSNQRIIDLRLSRDDAGQLLPEPALWSSGRRDTESSVEFVQPAAPRS from the coding sequence GTGGCGGTTAAGGATAGTGACGGCATTTCCGCTCCCCGCCCTGGGGAGTGGGATGGCCGTGTGCTGTCTGCCGGTTACGTAGCGGATTACAAGCCGTTCAATTTTGTGGATGGCGAGGGCGTGCGCTGTTCGCTGTACGTCTCTGGCTGTCCGTTTAAGTGCCCGGGTTGTTATAACGCGGCAGCGCAAAGTTTTCGCTATGGCAAGCCGTATACTCCTGAGCTCGAGGAACGGATCATGGACGACCTGGCGCAGCCGTATGTGGCCGGGTTGTCGCTCGTGGGCGGGGAACCAATGCTGTCCGCGCCGATCCTGTTGCCGCTGGTACGCCGGGTACGCGAGCGTTTTGGGGACGCGAAGGATATTTGGATCTGGTCGGGTTACACGTACGAACAGCTACTGGCCGAGCAGGCGGATAAGCGCGAGTTGCTTGAGGCCTGCGACGTCCTTGTCGACGGCCCGTTTATCAAACGCTTGTATCACCATGATTTGGCGTTCCGAGGTTCGAGCAACCAACGGATTATTGACCTGCGGCTTTCACGCGACGACGCCGGTCAGCTGCTTCCCGAACCCGCCTTGTGGAGTTCGGGGCGGCGGGATACGGAAAGCTCAGTCGAATTTGTGCAGCCGGCAGCGCCCAGATCGTAA
- a CDS encoding mannitol dehydrogenase family protein, with the protein MELTIDGIKNKADFEKAGVELPSFDVAEMQEKGKANPRWIHLGPGNIFRAFPARVAHDLIADGEHWPITAVVPMNPEELDRQLAAHDLMTLSVTLNPDGTRGLKVIAGISEGLAWARPDDYARLVEIVKDPGVTMISMTITEKGYGIHDSQGNLSEQVLEDIASDPRQFHKNTMANIAGLLVRRYDAGGVPINVMSFDNFSHNGDKLRDSVTQVMRGWVEGGKLDAAVLEWVENPEKVAFPVSVIDKITPRPNESVADELTELGFTDMKVELLGRTPIAGFVNAEPTEYLIIEDVLVGDVPNFDKYGVNVTSRKVADDFENMKVTTCLNPLHTALATAGVVLGFETIDAEMRDPALRAFVEQLGRKEGLPVVVNPGIVDPEDFLNEVLEVRFPNRYLPDNPSRIAMDTSQKVGIRFGETIKKYIEQGRDLGELKAIPLVIAIWMRYLLAVDDSGKPFDPSPDPLLDELQGHLKGVELGKPVDAHAVLQPILSNPAIFGVNLYDTPLAQRIEQLFTELVAGTGAVRATLNKEMMA; encoded by the coding sequence ATGGAATTAACTATTGACGGCATTAAGAACAAGGCCGATTTCGAGAAGGCGGGCGTTGAGCTACCTAGCTTCGACGTCGCCGAGATGCAGGAGAAGGGGAAGGCGAACCCGCGCTGGATTCACCTCGGCCCGGGAAATATTTTCCGTGCATTCCCCGCACGCGTGGCGCACGATCTGATTGCTGATGGTGAGCATTGGCCGATCACCGCCGTCGTGCCGATGAACCCGGAGGAACTGGATCGTCAGCTGGCAGCGCACGATCTGATGACGCTCTCGGTCACGCTCAACCCGGATGGTACGCGCGGCCTCAAGGTCATTGCGGGTATCTCGGAGGGCTTGGCATGGGCGCGCCCGGACGACTACGCGCGGCTTGTGGAGATCGTGAAGGATCCGGGCGTCACGATGATTTCGATGACGATCACGGAAAAGGGCTACGGCATCCACGATTCGCAGGGCAACCTGTCCGAGCAGGTGCTTGAGGACATCGCTTCCGATCCGCGCCAGTTCCACAAGAACACGATGGCCAACATTGCGGGCCTGCTGGTTCGTCGGTACGACGCCGGTGGCGTCCCGATCAACGTCATGTCGTTCGATAACTTCTCCCACAACGGCGATAAGCTGCGCGATTCGGTTACGCAGGTCATGCGTGGCTGGGTTGAGGGCGGCAAGCTGGATGCGGCCGTGCTCGAATGGGTGGAAAACCCGGAGAAGGTGGCCTTCCCGGTGTCGGTCATTGACAAGATCACCCCGCGCCCGAACGAGTCGGTGGCAGACGAGCTGACGGAGCTCGGTTTCACCGACATGAAGGTTGAACTTCTGGGCCGTACGCCGATTGCTGGCTTCGTCAACGCGGAGCCTACGGAATACCTCATTATTGAGGACGTGCTGGTCGGCGACGTTCCGAACTTCGACAAGTACGGCGTCAACGTCACCTCACGCAAGGTGGCCGATGACTTCGAGAACATGAAGGTCACCACCTGCCTCAATCCGCTGCACACGGCACTGGCCACGGCCGGCGTCGTCCTCGGATTCGAAACGATCGACGCCGAAATGCGCGATCCGGCGTTGCGTGCGTTCGTCGAGCAGCTCGGCCGTAAGGAAGGCCTGCCCGTCGTCGTCAATCCGGGAATTGTGGATCCGGAAGACTTCCTCAACGAAGTGCTTGAGGTGCGCTTCCCGAACCGTTACCTGCCGGACAACCCGTCGCGTATCGCGATGGACACCTCGCAGAAGGTGGGCATCCGTTTCGGTGAGACGATCAAGAAGTACATCGAGCAGGGCCGTGATCTGGGCGAACTGAAGGCAATCCCGCTCGTGATCGCCATCTGGATGCGTTACCTGCTCGCGGTGGACGATTCGGGTAAGCCGTTCGATCCGTCGCCGGATCCGCTCCTCGACGAGCTGCAGGGCCACCTGAAGGGCGTTGAGCTCGGCAAGCCGGTCGACGCACACGCAGTGCTACAGCCGATTCTTTCTAACCCAGCTATTTTTGGTGTCAATCTGTACGACACTCCGCTCGCCCAGCGGATCGAACAACTATTTACCGAACTCGTGGCCGGCACGGGCGCCGTCCGCGCAACCCTCAACAAGGAGATGATGGCATGA
- the uxuA gene encoding mannonate dehydratase, with protein MKMTFRWYGEGHDPIPLQYIKQIPGVSGIMGTLSYKQAGENWEKEEIKELIDGVHAAGLECEVIESVNVHEDIKLGLDTRDEYIENYKTTLENLAEFGVKVVVYNFMPVFDWLRTDLAHVDPEDGSNSLFYDHDKIQGMTPQDIVNTTEEESGGLTLPGWEPERLARLDEVMELYQDMTADKLRENWKYFLDAIIPTCERVGIKMACHPDDPAWDLFGIPRVFKNMEDIEKILDLHESKAHGLCVCIGSLGSELKNDLPAILRYVGERGRLHATHQRNVIHFSERTFKESPHLSRTGDNPMEECMEVLYDVEKAAKDAGEPFDIYVRPDHGRMIWGEEGRPGYPLYDRALGTQYLLGLWDATVLLKERAEKENA; from the coding sequence ATGAAGATGACATTCCGCTGGTACGGCGAAGGTCACGATCCGATTCCGCTACAGTACATCAAGCAGATCCCGGGCGTGTCCGGAATTATGGGCACCCTGTCGTACAAGCAGGCAGGTGAAAACTGGGAGAAGGAAGAGATCAAGGAACTGATCGACGGCGTTCACGCTGCTGGTCTCGAATGTGAGGTCATCGAGTCGGTCAACGTTCACGAGGACATCAAGCTTGGCCTCGACACGCGCGATGAGTACATCGAAAACTACAAGACCACGCTCGAAAACCTTGCCGAGTTCGGCGTCAAGGTTGTGGTCTACAACTTCATGCCCGTGTTCGACTGGCTGCGCACCGACCTGGCTCACGTTGATCCGGAGGACGGCTCGAACTCGCTGTTCTACGATCACGACAAGATCCAGGGCATGACACCACAGGACATCGTGAACACCACCGAGGAAGAGTCCGGCGGCCTCACGCTTCCGGGTTGGGAGCCAGAGCGCCTCGCGCGCCTCGACGAAGTCATGGAGCTCTACCAGGACATGACAGCCGACAAGCTGCGTGAGAACTGGAAGTACTTCCTCGACGCGATCATCCCCACCTGTGAGAGGGTCGGCATCAAGATGGCCTGCCATCCGGATGATCCGGCATGGGATCTGTTCGGTATTCCGCGCGTGTTCAAGAACATGGAAGACATCGAAAAGATCCTTGATCTGCACGAGTCCAAGGCGCACGGCCTGTGCGTGTGCATCGGCTCGCTCGGCTCGGAGCTCAAGAACGATCTGCCGGCAATCCTGCGCTACGTCGGTGAGCGCGGCCGCCTACACGCTACGCATCAGCGTAACGTCATCCACTTCTCGGAGCGTACGTTCAAGGAGTCGCCGCACCTGTCCCGCACTGGCGACAACCCGATGGAAGAGTGCATGGAAGTGCTCTACGACGTCGAAAAGGCAGCCAAGGATGCAGGCGAACCGTTTGACATCTACGTGCGTCCCGACCACGGCCGCATGATCTGGGGCGAAGAAGGCCGTCCAGGCTACCCGCTCTACGATCGCGCGCTCGGTACCCAGTACCTGCTCGGCCTGTGGGATGCCACAGTACTTTTGAAGGAAAGGGCGGAAAAGGAAAATGCCTAA
- a CDS encoding bifunctional 4-hydroxy-2-oxoglutarate aldolase/2-dehydro-3-deoxy-phosphogluconate aldolase: MPKNLPDALPFLAENPIVPVVVIDDAEDAVAVGEALVAGGICCAEVTFRTAAGPEAIKKMSAVEGMTVGAGTILNREQAERAADQGAKFFVSPGWDSGVADVAAERGIPYLPGVQTATEVMMAVNRGATVVKFFPGGEAGGLKMVKALRGPFPNTAFVPSGGVNPANLEEWITDPAIAAVSGSWMIKRDLINNKEFDKITELSKEASEKVKELRK, translated from the coding sequence ATGCCTAAGAATCTCCCAGACGCACTGCCATTCCTGGCAGAAAACCCGATTGTTCCCGTCGTCGTGATTGACGACGCCGAGGACGCCGTCGCCGTTGGCGAAGCGCTCGTGGCCGGTGGTATTTGCTGCGCGGAAGTCACGTTCCGTACGGCGGCTGGCCCGGAGGCGATCAAGAAGATGTCCGCTGTTGAAGGCATGACAGTCGGCGCGGGCACGATCCTCAACCGTGAGCAGGCAGAACGCGCAGCCGATCAGGGTGCGAAGTTCTTCGTCTCGCCGGGCTGGGATTCCGGCGTCGCCGATGTTGCTGCAGAGCGTGGCATCCCGTACCTGCCCGGCGTGCAGACGGCCACGGAAGTGATGATGGCCGTCAACCGCGGAGCAACCGTGGTCAAGTTCTTCCCCGGTGGCGAAGCTGGCGGGCTGAAGATGGTCAAGGCACTGCGCGGGCCATTCCCGAACACGGCATTCGTGCCCTCGGGCGGCGTGAACCCTGCTAACCTTGAGGAGTGGATCACAGATCCAGCAATTGCTGCAGTCTCGGGATCGTGGATGATCAAGCGAGACCTCATCAATAACAAGGAATTTGACAAGATCACCGAGCTTTCAAAGGAAGCCTCGGAAAAAGTGAAGGAGCTTCGTAAATGA
- a CDS encoding sugar kinase, whose protein sequence is MSLIELRPADEVRYDVVSLGEVMLRLDPGEGRIRTARQFRASEGGGEYNVARGMRRAFGKRSAIVTALVKDEVGRLVEDLILNGGVDPQWIKWVESDGYGGKARNGLNFTERGFGIRGAVGTSDRGHTAISQMRPEDVDWDKLFGEYGARWLHTGGIYAALSEQSAETAKAAMEAAKKYGTIVSYDLNYRPSLWKAHGGLDECRRVNRELAKYVDVMIGNEEDFTASLGFEIEGASENLDNLEVESFRKMIELASADFPNFQIIGTTMREVITASNNNWSAVAWHKDQGFVKATQRDGLEIMDRVGGGDSFATGLIYGILEKDSIQEAVEYGAAHGALAMTTPGDTTMASLEEIERVVAGGSARVQR, encoded by the coding sequence ATGAGTCTTATTGAGTTGCGTCCAGCGGACGAGGTCCGTTACGACGTCGTTTCCCTAGGCGAGGTCATGCTCCGCCTGGATCCGGGCGAGGGGCGTATTCGTACGGCTCGTCAGTTCCGTGCTTCGGAAGGTGGCGGCGAGTACAACGTTGCTCGTGGCATGCGCCGTGCATTCGGCAAGCGTTCGGCGATCGTGACCGCGCTTGTTAAGGACGAGGTCGGCCGCCTGGTTGAGGACCTCATCCTCAACGGTGGCGTGGATCCGCAGTGGATCAAGTGGGTAGAGTCCGACGGCTACGGTGGCAAGGCCCGCAACGGCCTGAACTTCACCGAGCGCGGCTTCGGCATCCGTGGTGCGGTTGGCACCTCGGATCGTGGTCACACGGCTATTTCGCAGATGCGTCCTGAGGACGTGGACTGGGACAAGCTGTTCGGCGAGTACGGTGCCCGCTGGCTGCATACCGGCGGTATCTACGCCGCGCTGTCCGAGCAGTCCGCAGAGACCGCGAAGGCTGCCATGGAGGCTGCGAAGAAGTACGGCACGATCGTGTCCTACGATCTGAACTACCGTCCGTCGCTGTGGAAGGCACACGGTGGCCTCGACGAGTGCCGCCGCGTTAACCGCGAACTGGCCAAGTACGTCGATGTCATGATCGGCAACGAGGAAGACTTCACCGCGTCGCTCGGCTTCGAGATCGAAGGCGCGTCGGAGAACCTCGACAACCTTGAGGTTGAGTCGTTCCGCAAGATGATCGAACTGGCAAGCGCGGACTTCCCGAACTTCCAGATCATCGGAACCACGATGCGCGAGGTTATTACGGCGTCGAACAACAACTGGTCTGCTGTTGCCTGGCACAAGGATCAGGGCTTCGTGAAGGCCACCCAGCGTGACGGCCTGGAGATCATGGATCGCGTGGGCGGCGGCGACTCGTTCGCCACCGGCCTGATCTACGGCATCCTCGAGAAGGATTCGATCCAGGAAGCCGTTGAGTACGGTGCGGCGCACGGTGCTCTCGCGATGACCACGCCTGGCGACACCACGATGGCCTCGCTCGAGGAGATCGAGCGTGTTGTGGCTGGTGGTTCTGCTCGCGTGCAGCGCTAA
- a CDS encoding endonuclease/exonuclease/phosphatase family protein: protein MRFVWGLLAIALVGAGAVTLRPDLVPGFTDVALSAPMVHIMSVRPWLAVVCFGAAIFLLIFGLIRRTLVGAGRIALVTGVAYLAMALFHGGTVYTRGLASPDQLGPDRGVTSAGIGNGDITVLTYNTLGGSVDVDALVDAIDSNGVDVVVLPETATARGTELANILAERGLAFQHFNTGTDQYQPEFKSTLVLVSEAMGEYRQTTSADGLATSVAVAPAAGNGPVIVGVHPRAPMMESIDQWRADVSAIYSLCDERDPLIVAGDFNSTVDHQMVVGSQCHDAAIEAGSGGLGTWPTRLPQLLGTPIDRIVHNGAYRGVDAMHIELGSSDHRGLIVRLSPES from the coding sequence ATGAGATTTGTTTGGGGTTTGCTGGCGATTGCGCTCGTGGGCGCGGGCGCCGTGACCTTGCGCCCTGATCTCGTGCCCGGCTTCACCGACGTCGCGCTGTCTGCTCCCATGGTTCACATCATGTCGGTGCGCCCGTGGCTTGCTGTCGTCTGCTTCGGCGCAGCGATCTTCCTGCTTATTTTCGGTCTTATTCGCCGCACGCTCGTGGGTGCAGGCAGAATCGCGCTCGTCACGGGTGTTGCTTACCTGGCGATGGCCCTTTTCCACGGTGGCACCGTCTACACGCGCGGGCTCGCCAGCCCCGATCAGCTTGGCCCCGACCGCGGCGTCACCAGCGCAGGCATCGGCAATGGCGACATCACCGTGCTCACCTATAACACGCTCGGGGGCAGTGTGGACGTCGACGCCCTCGTAGACGCGATCGATAGCAACGGCGTGGACGTGGTTGTTCTTCCGGAAACCGCTACTGCGCGCGGCACCGAACTTGCGAACATTCTGGCCGAACGCGGCCTGGCGTTCCAGCATTTCAACACGGGAACAGATCAGTATCAGCCCGAGTTTAAGTCGACGCTCGTGCTCGTGTCGGAGGCGATGGGCGAATATCGGCAGACGACGTCGGCTGACGGGCTCGCCACCAGCGTGGCGGTTGCGCCCGCAGCTGGGAACGGGCCGGTGATTGTGGGCGTTCACCCGCGCGCCCCGATGATGGAATCGATTGACCAGTGGCGAGCGGACGTCAGCGCCATATATTCGCTGTGTGACGAGCGCGATCCGCTGATTGTGGCCGGCGATTTCAATTCGACTGTTGACCATCAAATGGTTGTGGGAAGCCAGTGTCACGACGCCGCTATCGAAGCCGGCTCTGGCGGTCTGGGCACGTGGCCAACCCGCCTGCCGCAGCTACTTGGCACGCCTATCGACCGGATCGTACACAACGGCGCATATCGCGGAGTAGACGCCATGCATATCGAGCTCGGCTCCTCAGACCATCGCGGCCTGATCGTGCGGCTCTCCCCGGAAAGCTAA